CGATGCCGCTGTCGCGCATCGCCACCGTCCGGACAACGGGAGGACGCCACTGCTGGGCGGCGCCGGGGCGGGTGCGGGCGCCCAGATCGAGCATGACCTCGATCTCGGTGACAACACGATCGGCCCCTTCCAGGTCGGCCTTGTTGACGGCGAAGACATCGGCGATCTCCATGATGCCCGCCTTGATGGCCTGGATCGAGTCGCCGGCGCCGGGGGTGAGCACGACGACAGTCGTGTCGGCGGCCGTCATGATCTCGAGCTCGGACTGGCCGACGCCGACCGTTTCGACAAGGATGTAGTCGCAGCCGAAGACATCGAGGACCTTGAGCACCTCTTTCGTCGCCCGGGCTAGGCCGCCCAGGCTGCCCCGGGTGCCCATAGAGCGAATGAAGACATCCTTGTCCATGTAGTGCTCATTCATGCGGATGCGATCACCGAGGATCGCGCCGCCGGTAAAGGGGCTTGTCGGGTCGACGGCGACAACGCCGACCTTCTTGCCCTGCTTGCGCAGGCCGGAGATCAGGCGATCCGTCAGGCTCGATTTGCCGGCGCCGGGCGAACCGGTGATGCCGACGATGTAGGCCTTGCCTGTATGGGGATAGAGGGCTTTCAGCAGTTCCTGTTTCTCAGGGCCGCCGTTTTCCACGAGGGTGATCATCTTGGCCGCCACCCGTCGCTCACCGGCGAGCAGGGCGGGAATCTGGTCGATCATGGGTTCATGCACCACCTGTAATAATTTCGGCAAAAGGGGATCATATGTTGCCAGCTTTTCATCCGGTTGGTCTTTAGATCAAACACCTTGTGCACTATTAGTGCCGCTAATAGTAATGATTTGTTCTGGTGATCTTCCGCTTCCGTCAACAATATCGTTCGATGGGTATTCGTTCGATCCTGACAGAATTCCTGCATAGGCTTTTTTGTTCGATAATTCACAAACGTCCGAACTTCGTCAGGACGCTGATTGTCCTCAATGCTATTTCCACCACAGTGTGTATACGCCTACGGTCACCAGCGCGGCGGCCAGGAAGATCAGGAGGCCCATGCCAAAGGTCATCGCAGCCCGCTTCCAGGACCTCTCGGTCCGGTACCCGCGAATTCGCGCCTCTAGAGGTGTATCTTTCAGCGGGTCCCGCGAACCACGCAGTCGATCATTGGAGATGGCAAGCAAGGCCGATCCGGCAGCCGTATCATCGATGACAAACACAGGTTTTCCTTTTTCTGCGGCGCCATCCTCCTCCACATCGGGATCGGCGATCATGAGGCGGGCTGTATCCTCAATCGGGTTGAATCTAGGTTGCGTAAAACCAGTCGCCGCAACGCCAGGTGTCACAAGGCCGGATGGCGAAGTGCTCGAAGAGGCAGCGCTGGTCATCGTCGCGTTTGATGACGCGGGATGAGCGGCGTGGGCGGAGCCATAGGCGGCAGGGCTGGAAGGAGAAGGATTTTTGCCAGCCGGCGACGAACGAGGGTAGAGCGGCACCGGTTGGGAGCGGGCGGAACGGGTGACCTGGATCGCTTGCCAGTCCTCTGTGGCGACCATGGCGCCTTTGCGCCACCGGTAAAAGCCATGGGTGCCGGACTGGGGATCGACAACCCAGCCGATGTGCCAGGGGCGGGAGAAGTGCTCTTGTTGATTGGTCAGATCCTGACCGGAAAAGAAAAGGCCGCAGCCGGGATGGCTGTGCACCCAGCCCAGCACCTGCAGTTTGGGCGCCAGTTTGCGCAGGCGCTCCCATTCCTCCCAGTCTGCCTGGGTCAATTTCAGGCTCGTATGCACCGGTTCGGCGTGCAGCGCCGGCAGGAAGGTTTCCACACGGATGAGCGCGCCCAGAATGCCCGATCGCTCCTGGAAATAGACATCGCCCAGCAGCAGACCGCCTGCCTCATGGCTGCATTTGCCTACATATTCTCCCACATCGTTGAAAACCTTTTCCAGGATTTCGACCCGCAAATATTCGACACGAATTTCTTCATTCATCCCATTTCCAACCCCTTTCCCCGTAGCGTTACCATTATATCCCCGGTTTTTCGACGATTCAATCCACCCGAGGGAGAAAATGGAGGAGATCGGGGCGGGTCAATAAAAAATAAGAAATCAGCGGGAGCAAAAAAGGAAAAATACTAAGCAGACAGGGGGAGCCCAGATGGATTTCGTACAGATGATTGCAACCGCCGCCATCGGCGCGATCGTGATCTGGCTGGCAGCCCGCTATTTTTTCGGCAGCGGCTCGGACATCCACTATGAAGAGGCCGTGCGCATCCTGGCTGACCGGGAACAATCGCTCCTGCTCGACGTGCGGACCGCCCGGGAACACGGAAAACGCCGGCCGGTCGGCGCTCTCAACATCCCCGTGCAGGAACTTAAACAGCGCCTGGCCGAACTGGAGCCGCACCGGAAGAAACAGATTGTCGTCATCTGCGCCAGCGGCATGCGCAGCCGGATGGCCGTCCAGACGCTGCAAAAACAGGGCTTCGCGGGCGTGAAAAACTTCCGCGGCGGCATGAGCGGCTGGCGAGGAGAGGTAGAAAGCGGCTGACCGCCCATCAGGGCGGCAGCGCATTTTGGCGCCGCCACCG
This genomic window from Heliomicrobium undosum contains:
- the meaB gene encoding methylmalonyl Co-A mutase-associated GTPase MeaB, whose translation is MIDQIPALLAGERRVAAKMITLVENGGPEKQELLKALYPHTGKAYIVGITGSPGAGKSSLTDRLISGLRKQGKKVGVVAVDPTSPFTGGAILGDRIRMNEHYMDKDVFIRSMGTRGSLGGLARATKEVLKVLDVFGCDYILVETVGVGQSELEIMTAADTTVVVLTPGAGDSIQAIKAGIMEIADVFAVNKADLEGADRVVTEIEVMLDLGARTRPGAAQQWRPPVVRTVAMRDSGIDQLLAAIQKHRDHLETTGKLADERKQRIKLELREVIEHHIKDLIRNKVEKTGEWDRILDEVIQRTLDPHTAAEQVLDIGLASGQPQAD
- a CDS encoding Mov34/MPN/PAD-1 family protein, which translates into the protein MNEEIRVEYLRVEILEKVFNDVGEYVGKCSHEAGGLLLGDVYFQERSGILGALIRVETFLPALHAEPVHTSLKLTQADWEEWERLRKLAPKLQVLGWVHSHPGCGLFFSGQDLTNQQEHFSRPWHIGWVVDPQSGTHGFYRWRKGAMVATEDWQAIQVTRSARSQPVPLYPRSSPAGKNPSPSSPAAYGSAHAAHPASSNATMTSAASSSTSPSGLVTPGVAATGFTQPRFNPIEDTARLMIADPDVEEDGAAEKGKPVFVIDDTAAGSALLAISNDRLRGSRDPLKDTPLEARIRGYRTERSWKRAAMTFGMGLLIFLAAALVTVGVYTLWWK
- a CDS encoding rhodanese-like domain-containing protein, producing the protein MDFVQMIATAAIGAIVIWLAARYFFGSGSDIHYEEAVRILADREQSLLLDVRTAREHGKRRPVGALNIPVQELKQRLAELEPHRKKQIVVICASGMRSRMAVQTLQKQGFAGVKNFRGGMSGWRGEVESG